The genomic DNA CGCGGAGCCCGCGGCAGCGACGAACGTTCCGTTGCGCCCCCGCGTCTCGATCACCCCGTCCGCCTCCAGCGCCCGGTACGCCTTGGCGACCGTGTTCGCCGCGAGCCCGAGGGATTCGGCGAGTCCGCGCACGGTGGGCAGCCGGTACCCGACCGGCAGGGCTCCCGAGCGCGCCTGTTCGGAGATCTGCGCGCGCACCTGCTCGTAGGGCGGCGCGCCGTCGTCGACATGGATCTTCAAGGTCACCGGGCGATTGTCCCGTATCCCCGCGAAAATGAGAGGCACCCGGCCGCCCGTCCGCCGTAGCGTGCGCCCTCATGACCGTTCTCGTACGCGACCTGCGTTCCGACGACCCGG from Streptomyces sp. CB09001 includes the following:
- a CDS encoding GntR family transcriptional regulator, with amino-acid sequence MTLKIHVDDGAPPYEQVRAQISEQARSGALPVGYRLPTVRGLAESLGLAANTVAKAYRALEADGVIETRGRNGTFVAAAGSAAEREVAVAAQGYAERARRLGVSEEDALGAVRDALRAAYG